The proteins below come from a single Chitinophaga pinensis DSM 2588 genomic window:
- a CDS encoding FecR family protein produces MIHHPPGRAQLIAYFEGKITDAASREAIEAYIAADTDPLLVQACMQTAWKHIPEADVPQSTPADWDQFRMMAGIRTSPKRFLRPMLAAAATLLLLLSVSYIYFILRKPAVNTPLAWQEITAGPRELRTIRLPDGSDLTLFPGSTVSYNNEYNKHARAIRLKGRAYFNVATVADKPFTVSAGNYTTQVLGTSFEIFERPQRQELSVVLVSGKVRLLNAQQQPLSELRPDQQMTIHTDNARFNILPVAAKTMVAWTTGKLSYDQATLADVCRELEKWYGVNITIQRPALEKKRITADFEHLSLTAVLHILSETAGFNYKEKDNHIAVY; encoded by the coding sequence ATGATCCATCATCCACCCGGCAGAGCACAGCTCATTGCCTATTTTGAAGGTAAGATTACAGACGCCGCCAGTAGGGAGGCAATTGAAGCATATATCGCGGCTGATACAGATCCGCTGCTGGTACAAGCCTGTATGCAGACTGCCTGGAAGCATATCCCGGAAGCCGATGTACCGCAAAGTACACCAGCGGACTGGGACCAGTTCCGGATGATGGCAGGTATACGTACATCTCCGAAAAGATTCCTTCGTCCGATGCTGGCAGCTGCCGCTACTTTATTATTACTCCTTTCTGTATCCTATATCTATTTTATACTCCGCAAGCCAGCCGTCAATACGCCGCTTGCCTGGCAGGAGATCACTGCCGGTCCACGGGAACTACGCACCATCCGCCTGCCCGACGGCAGTGATCTCACACTTTTCCCCGGATCAACAGTCAGCTATAACAATGAATACAATAAACATGCACGTGCCATCAGACTAAAAGGACGCGCCTATTTTAACGTCGCTACTGTTGCGGATAAACCATTTACTGTTTCCGCCGGTAACTATACCACGCAGGTACTGGGTACCTCCTTTGAAATATTTGAACGTCCACAACGACAGGAGCTCTCAGTCGTTCTGGTATCAGGTAAAGTCAGACTGTTAAATGCGCAGCAACAGCCCTTATCTGAGCTGCGACCGGATCAGCAGATGACCATCCACACCGACAATGCCCGCTTCAATATCCTGCCTGTCGCGGCAAAGACGATGGTTGCCTGGACCACAGGAAAACTCTCTTATGATCAGGCGACACTGGCAGACGTCTGTCGCGAACTGGAAAAATGGTATGGGGTCAATATCACGATACAGCGGCCGGCATTGGAGAAGAAGCGTATTACGGCCGACTTTGAACACCTTTCCCTGACAGCCGTCCTGCATATCCTGTCAGAGACTGCAGGCTTTAACTATAAAGAGAAGGACAATCACATAGCAGTATACTAA
- a CDS encoding alpha/beta hydrolase yields MNKRLICLTAMTLIAGASKAQQFIPLYPDSVVNSRNVPDKEVKKDNNGSLSFEKVSVPTVQLFLPPEDKANGAAMIVCPGGGYSFLAYTHEGINFAKRLNEMGITVLVLKYRMPDDATMRDRTIGPLQDAQQALRLVRQRAKEWHIDVNRVGLMGSSAGGHLAATAGTHFDHAYIPNPEQTNLRPDFLVLVYPVISMADSLTHQGSKNNLIGKDASPATVTAFSNELQVSDKTPPAFLVHATDDKGVVVGNSIAFYTALVRHNVPSELHAYQRGGHGFGMRTSNPDEHWLDRLENWLRDNGWLKRQ; encoded by the coding sequence ATGAATAAACGTCTTATCTGCCTGACGGCTATGACCCTGATCGCAGGTGCCTCCAAAGCACAGCAGTTCATACCCCTGTATCCGGATAGTGTTGTCAACAGCCGTAATGTACCCGATAAGGAGGTGAAAAAAGACAATAACGGCAGTCTGTCATTTGAGAAAGTATCTGTACCAACGGTGCAACTCTTTCTGCCGCCGGAAGACAAGGCGAACGGTGCAGCCATGATTGTTTGTCCGGGTGGTGGTTACAGCTTTCTCGCCTATACGCATGAAGGGATCAATTTTGCCAAGAGACTGAATGAAATGGGGATTACCGTGTTAGTGCTGAAATACAGAATGCCGGATGATGCGACTATGCGCGACCGTACAATCGGCCCTTTACAGGACGCCCAGCAGGCCCTCCGCCTGGTACGTCAGCGGGCAAAGGAATGGCATATCGATGTGAACAGGGTAGGGTTGATGGGGTCTTCCGCCGGCGGACATCTTGCAGCTACTGCAGGTACACATTTCGACCACGCTTATATTCCCAATCCTGAGCAGACCAATCTGCGGCCCGATTTCCTGGTACTGGTATATCCCGTGATCAGTATGGCGGATAGTCTTACTCACCAGGGCTCAAAGAATAACCTGATCGGTAAAGACGCATCACCAGCCACCGTAACAGCATTCAGCAATGAACTCCAGGTAAGTGATAAAACGCCGCCTGCCTTCCTGGTACACGCGACTGATGATAAAGGGGTAGTAGTAGGGAATAGTATCGCCTTTTATACCGCACTGGTAAGGCACAACGTTCCGTCGGAACTACATGCTTACCAGCGCGGTGGTCATGGTTTTGGGATGCGTACCAGCAATCCTGACGAACATTGGTTAGACAGACTGGAAAACTGGTTACGCGACAACGGATGGCTTAAAAGGCAATAA
- a CDS encoding SusC/RagA family TonB-linked outer membrane protein: MKTFLMHRILMLVFLLAVCSRLSAQQPLEKVLTFKGSTITVQQFIQQVKSQQQLQFTFDEDVNALLSRTVHIRRNTVSLKEALDWLATDASIHCRILNNYAILSVMPAHQKTPAAKPDPASLELPQPSTKALGEVVVTALGIKKSERNLGYSVAQLSSKDVSDVPQPNVLNSLAARVPGVNIRSTGSDPGSSVMVTIRGQSSISKDNQPLYVVDGVPVAPAIQNPAQAVDGKQTIDYGSPISDISADDIASITVLKGASAAALYGSRAGSGVILITTKSGAAKKGLGVSFNSSAVFDKAWMFPHFQHEYGSGDWTGSDNTISTGAWGPKLNTGRKLVQWNSPLDENGDPLPLDWVAYPDRIKDFFRTGHTFTNNIAVSKSGDAGNFRLSYGNLQNRGIVPNTDLKRDNLTFSGTYHLNKSIHLSTNLAYTNNRSANRPSAYTESVTMQVYKLTPNVNIHALRNYWIPGKEGLQQYNPYSTDDNPYLIAYEETNSYTRNRMTGNVQASFDIRPDLTLMLRTGLDYYALSEDQRRPFSAKRNPKGAYVLENDNFKEQNSDFLLTYKPNLKSDFKVSVAVGGNRMDQESSSNQQSTGSLTLPGVYNLSNAAAGALVNTQSFRKKRINSLYGIGEVSYHNYLFLNLTARNDWSSTLPKENNSYFYPSVSLSAILSDMLNIKWQDLSYLKLRANWSQVGADTDPYQLYNTVPFDTDWGSVKRATISFNQKNSLLKPEIATSYEAGVDASFFKDRVGFNITWYKTNNRNQIIQVPTTIASGASTMLINAGNIQNSGWEIGLNLVPVKSTAFTWKSDINFTRNVNKVIELTPAVTSYMLGSTDGSNIEYLIKEGTKMGDFYTRSWVKVKEGAYAGQALLNSNGLQQQDADFVKIGNYNPDFMVGFNNNFRYKNLSCNFLIDWRKGGSYYSYVAKSLIQDGRTTNTLRGRDAAHGGLTWTDANGTVRDDGMIMEGVIANGDGTYKPNDVIIDAATYYDNKYWKYYENETYSATYVKLKEVSLTYAFGRSVMQRIPFLSNLSLSLIGNNLYTWAAAKNGYDPEITMSLSNQRYQGVGHWTLPGTRSYGAKLSCNF, encoded by the coding sequence ATGAAAACATTTTTAATGCATCGGATCCTGATGCTTGTTTTCCTATTGGCTGTCTGTAGCAGGCTATCGGCACAGCAGCCCCTGGAAAAGGTACTGACCTTCAAAGGCAGCACCATCACCGTACAGCAGTTCATTCAACAGGTAAAAAGCCAGCAACAGCTGCAGTTTACCTTTGATGAAGATGTGAATGCCCTGTTGTCCCGCACAGTGCATATCCGTAGAAACACCGTCTCATTAAAAGAAGCCCTCGACTGGCTGGCCACAGACGCTTCCATCCATTGCCGCATCCTCAATAATTATGCGATCCTCAGCGTGATGCCTGCCCATCAGAAAACGCCTGCTGCCAAGCCCGATCCGGCCTCCCTGGAACTGCCACAGCCATCTACAAAGGCGCTGGGAGAAGTGGTGGTGACCGCCCTGGGTATCAAAAAAAGCGAACGTAACCTGGGTTATTCCGTAGCACAGCTGTCTTCCAAGGATGTCAGCGATGTCCCACAACCCAATGTACTGAACAGCCTCGCTGCCCGCGTTCCGGGTGTAAATATCCGCAGTACGGGTTCCGATCCGGGCTCCAGCGTGATGGTAACGATCCGCGGACAATCCTCCATCAGCAAAGACAATCAGCCCCTGTATGTGGTAGACGGTGTACCGGTTGCTCCTGCTATCCAGAATCCGGCACAGGCGGTAGATGGCAAACAGACCATCGATTATGGTAGTCCGATCAGTGATATCAGCGCTGACGATATCGCCAGTATCACCGTATTAAAAGGCGCCAGTGCTGCTGCCCTTTATGGTAGCCGCGCAGGATCAGGTGTTATCCTCATCACTACTAAATCCGGTGCTGCAAAAAAAGGATTGGGAGTCAGTTTTAATTCCAGCGCCGTATTCGACAAAGCCTGGATGTTCCCGCATTTCCAGCATGAATATGGTTCCGGTGACTGGACAGGCAGCGACAATACCATCAGCACCGGCGCATGGGGTCCGAAACTGAATACCGGTCGTAAGCTGGTACAGTGGAACAGTCCACTGGATGAAAATGGCGATCCTTTGCCGCTCGACTGGGTAGCTTATCCTGACCGTATAAAAGATTTCTTCCGTACCGGACATACCTTTACCAATAATATCGCGGTATCCAAAAGTGGAGATGCCGGCAATTTCAGACTGTCCTACGGCAATCTGCAGAACCGGGGTATCGTACCGAATACCGACCTGAAACGTGATAACCTGACCTTCTCAGGCACCTATCACCTTAATAAATCCATCCACCTCAGTACTAACCTCGCTTATACCAATAACCGTAGTGCCAACCGTCCTTCTGCTTATACAGAAAGCGTGACCATGCAGGTCTATAAACTGACGCCCAACGTCAATATTCATGCCCTGCGTAACTACTGGATACCTGGTAAAGAAGGACTGCAACAATACAATCCTTACAGCACGGATGACAACCCTTACCTGATCGCATACGAAGAAACCAACAGTTACACCCGTAACCGCATGACGGGCAACGTACAGGCTTCTTTCGATATCAGACCTGATCTGACACTGATGCTGCGTACCGGCCTCGATTACTATGCACTGAGCGAAGACCAGCGCAGACCATTCAGCGCCAAAAGAAATCCTAAAGGGGCTTATGTGCTGGAGAATGACAACTTCAAAGAGCAGAACAGTGATTTCCTCCTGACCTATAAACCCAACCTGAAGAGCGATTTCAAAGTATCTGTTGCTGTCGGCGGTAACCGTATGGACCAGGAAAGTTCCTCCAATCAGCAGTCTACCGGAAGTCTGACACTCCCAGGTGTATACAATCTGTCTAACGCAGCAGCGGGCGCGCTGGTCAATACACAGTCCTTCCGTAAAAAGCGTATCAACAGCTTATACGGTATCGGTGAGGTAAGTTATCATAACTACCTTTTCCTGAACCTGACGGCCCGTAATGACTGGAGCAGCACCCTGCCCAAAGAGAACAATTCCTACTTCTACCCTTCCGTATCCCTGAGTGCGATTCTCTCTGATATGCTGAATATCAAATGGCAGGACCTGTCTTACCTGAAACTACGTGCCAACTGGTCACAGGTAGGTGCTGATACCGATCCATATCAGCTGTACAACACCGTACCATTTGATACCGACTGGGGTAGTGTAAAACGTGCGACCATCAGTTTCAATCAGAAAAACAGTCTGCTGAAACCGGAGATCGCTACTTCTTATGAAGCCGGTGTAGATGCAAGTTTCTTTAAAGACCGTGTAGGTTTTAATATCACCTGGTATAAAACCAACAACCGCAACCAGATCATCCAGGTACCTACGACGATTGCTTCCGGCGCCAGTACGATGCTGATCAATGCCGGTAATATCCAGAACAGCGGATGGGAAATTGGTCTGAACCTGGTACCTGTCAAAAGCACTGCTTTTACCTGGAAATCTGATATCAACTTCACCCGCAACGTCAATAAAGTCATCGAACTGACACCAGCGGTGACCAGTTATATGCTGGGCAGCACAGATGGCAGTAACATCGAATACCTGATCAAAGAGGGGACTAAAATGGGCGATTTCTATACAAGGAGCTGGGTGAAAGTGAAAGAAGGGGCTTACGCCGGACAAGCACTTCTGAACAGCAACGGACTGCAGCAACAGGATGCTGATTTTGTAAAGATCGGTAACTACAATCCGGATTTTATGGTGGGTTTCAACAACAATTTCCGCTACAAAAACCTGAGCTGCAATTTCCTGATCGACTGGCGCAAAGGCGGTTCTTACTATTCCTATGTCGCGAAAAGCCTGATCCAGGATGGTCGTACAACCAATACATTACGCGGCCGTGATGCGGCACATGGCGGTCTTACCTGGACCGATGCCAATGGTACTGTACGCGATGACGGAATGATCATGGAAGGTGTGATCGCTAATGGCGACGGTACTTACAAACCGAATGACGTCATCATTGATGCGGCTACCTATTATGACAATAAATACTGGAAGTATTACGAAAACGAAACCTACAGCGCTACTTATGTAAAGCTGAAAGAAGTATCGCTCACTTATGCATTCGGTCGTAGTGTAATGCAGCGTATCCCTTTCCTGAGCAACCTGTCCCTGTCCCTGATCGGTAACAATCTTTACACCTGGGCAGCAGCAAAGAACGGCTATGATCCTGAGATCACCATGAGCCTTTCCAACCAGCGTTACCAGGGTGTTGGTCACTGGACATTACCAGGTACCCGCTCGTACGGTGCTAAACTCAGTTGCAACTTCTAA
- a CDS encoding RNA polymerase sigma-70 factor, with protein sequence MASSPLTDILLHDWLTGDDSHFRPLFEHYFPRLKRYAAGFSGDAVTGEELAMNVLLKVWQQKARISTVKDFDSYLFTMMRHEVISMIRQRKTITDSFTESTAETPAPENINDTISYRELLRRYRQCLDKLPPRRREAFILNREKGMSYAEIAAALNVSIFTVQNHIASSLKFMRAELDDYADFLPVLLLLAVPMLTVY encoded by the coding sequence ATGGCATCCTCTCCGCTGACCGATATATTGCTACATGACTGGCTGACTGGTGATGATTCGCATTTCAGGCCCTTATTTGAGCATTATTTCCCCCGTTTGAAACGTTATGCTGCCGGCTTTAGCGGAGACGCCGTAACAGGCGAAGAACTGGCTATGAACGTCCTCTTAAAGGTATGGCAACAGAAAGCGCGTATCAGCACCGTGAAGGATTTTGATAGTTACCTGTTCACGATGATGCGCCATGAAGTGATCAGCATGATACGGCAGCGGAAAACGATTACAGATAGTTTTACTGAAAGCACAGCAGAAACACCGGCGCCCGAAAACATCAATGATACCATCAGTTACCGCGAACTATTACGCCGTTACCGGCAGTGCCTGGACAAGCTCCCTCCCCGCCGCCGTGAAGCATTTATCCTGAACCGTGAGAAAGGCATGAGCTATGCGGAAATAGCCGCCGCACTCAACGTATCTATCTTCACCGTACAAAATCACATCGCCTCTTCCCTGAAATTCATGCGCGCAGAACTGGATGATTATGCCGATTTTCTGCCCGTACTACTCCTCCTCGCCGTGCCAATGTTAACTGTATATTAA
- a CDS encoding purple acid phosphatase family protein, producing the protein MEKKTVDRRKFLSGFIKAGALLPFTGAATFAKAATPPAVQHTAGYSAGNIPDRIILTVTQDPATSVTVNWRSAAGITTAYIEYTTADAHPEFAANVKRLTASSEAFRLEALDVVYHRITLTGLQAATLYTYRVGSDNGWSEWLQFKTAAATPRKTSFIYLGDAQVGIRPFWSRVIRKAYAQLPDAQAIIHAGDLVNRANNDEEWGQWFEAGGYIHGSIPSLVTPGNHEYTHEDGLPHLSLFWKRQFSLPANGTGDPQLEGSVFYTDIQGVRFISLNTMMMEEATSEALISTQLKWLENTLQNNPNKWTVVTMHHPVFSTKKGRYNEKVRAHFKPVFDKYKVDIVLQGHDHAYGRGMQQVAPYGTMYVVSVSGSKMYEYEKMEWADIVAGHLQMYHLITIDNDRLSFRAHLATGELFDAFILEKRHNKPNRLLPFKPSVVA; encoded by the coding sequence ATGGAGAAAAAGACAGTCGACAGGCGGAAATTCCTGTCTGGTTTCATCAAAGCAGGTGCGTTGCTTCCGTTTACGGGAGCAGCCACCTTTGCCAAAGCCGCTACCCCTCCTGCAGTACAACATACGGCAGGATACAGCGCAGGTAATATACCGGATAGGATCATTCTTACCGTCACCCAGGATCCTGCCACCAGCGTCACTGTCAACTGGCGCAGTGCTGCGGGTATTACGACCGCTTATATAGAGTATACCACAGCGGATGCGCACCCGGAGTTTGCAGCCAATGTTAAGCGGCTTACTGCCAGCAGTGAAGCGTTCAGACTGGAAGCGCTGGATGTGGTCTATCACCGGATAACGCTGACCGGTTTGCAGGCAGCTACACTGTATACCTACCGGGTAGGCAGTGACAACGGCTGGAGTGAATGGCTGCAATTCAAAACGGCAGCCGCCACACCCCGTAAAACCTCCTTTATTTACCTGGGTGATGCACAGGTAGGTATCCGTCCTTTCTGGAGCCGAGTGATCAGGAAAGCCTATGCACAGTTGCCGGATGCACAGGCCATTATTCATGCAGGGGACCTGGTAAACAGGGCCAATAATGACGAGGAATGGGGCCAATGGTTTGAAGCAGGAGGCTATATCCATGGCAGCATTCCATCACTGGTAACGCCCGGTAATCATGAGTATACCCATGAAGATGGCCTCCCGCATCTGTCGCTCTTCTGGAAGCGGCAGTTCTCCCTGCCGGCTAACGGTACCGGTGATCCTCAGCTGGAAGGATCTGTATTTTATACGGACATACAGGGAGTACGATTCATTTCACTGAATACGATGATGATGGAGGAAGCGACATCTGAGGCACTGATCAGTACACAGCTGAAATGGCTGGAAAATACCCTGCAAAACAATCCTAATAAGTGGACGGTGGTAACCATGCATCATCCGGTATTTTCAACGAAAAAGGGGCGTTATAATGAGAAAGTAAGGGCACATTTTAAGCCGGTCTTTGACAAATACAAAGTGGATATTGTCTTACAGGGACATGACCATGCCTATGGACGTGGTATGCAGCAGGTAGCCCCTTACGGCACCATGTATGTGGTATCCGTAAGTGGCTCCAAGATGTATGAATATGAAAAAATGGAATGGGCGGATATTGTAGCCGGACATCTGCAGATGTATCATCTCATTACCATTGATAATGACCGCCTGAGTTTCCGCGCACATCTGGCTACGGGGGAATTGTTTGACGCGTTTATCCTTGAAAAACGGCATAACAAACCCAACAGATTATTGCCTTTTAAGCCATCCGTTGTCGCGTAA
- a CDS encoding trypsin-like peptidase domain-containing protein, translating into MAYLSPVEVNDLSLAIAAATDPIANRGALYQSVDPRVMMVMPIGGGAILPKLMTEISFMNNLERITTGQVPLQIFLQNAALLVSVLPASEKTVRLLLEKVIQLSSGAPPVNIAMAPIINQTFIHRDDMVTFSFVEAALKTANSVFKLRIPAFENGQPRLDQSGNPLQFLGTGWLLTDSLLITNHHVINARQDGEGEAAETDLLLQGSGAGVISDYNVEGAAENPPAQAIKLEAWQKSLDYAVIRIPPSGRTPLRRNLLTIQVQQDPIPVNIIQHPGGRSKRYGIRNNLVYASTQDTLCYFTDTESGSSGSPVFNDKWEVVALHRGAKYVTGVRFQGKDTAYVNVGTHLRLIIDDIQQRYPALANEILQG; encoded by the coding sequence ATGGCATATTTAAGTCCGGTGGAAGTAAATGATCTCAGCCTGGCGATCGCGGCTGCTACAGATCCTATTGCGAACAGAGGAGCCTTATATCAGTCGGTGGATCCCAGGGTCATGATGGTGATGCCCATCGGTGGCGGGGCCATACTCCCGAAACTGATGACGGAGATCTCCTTTATGAACAACCTGGAACGCATCACTACCGGACAGGTACCCTTGCAGATATTCCTGCAGAATGCAGCCCTGCTGGTGAGCGTATTACCGGCTAGTGAGAAAACCGTCCGCCTGCTGCTCGAAAAGGTCATTCAATTATCCTCAGGAGCGCCACCAGTGAATATCGCAATGGCGCCGATCATTAATCAGACCTTTATTCACCGGGATGATATGGTCACCTTCTCGTTTGTGGAAGCAGCACTTAAAACCGCCAATTCGGTCTTCAAACTACGGATCCCTGCTTTTGAAAACGGACAGCCCCGGCTGGACCAGAGCGGTAATCCCCTGCAATTCCTGGGTACCGGCTGGCTCTTGACTGATTCACTACTGATCACCAATCACCATGTCATTAATGCCCGGCAGGACGGAGAAGGCGAAGCCGCGGAAACAGATCTGCTTTTACAGGGAAGCGGTGCAGGTGTGATCAGTGATTATAATGTGGAAGGTGCGGCTGAAAACCCGCCTGCACAGGCGATTAAACTGGAAGCCTGGCAGAAAAGCCTGGATTATGCGGTTATCCGTATCCCTCCCAGCGGCAGGACACCGCTCCGCAGGAATCTCCTTACCATACAGGTACAACAGGACCCGATACCTGTCAATATCATACAACATCCGGGAGGACGCAGCAAGCGCTATGGTATCCGTAACAACCTGGTCTATGCCTCTACACAGGACACCTTGTGTTACTTTACCGATACCGAATCCGGCTCTTCCGGTTCACCGGTATTCAATGATAAATGGGAAGTAGTGGCTTTACATCGCGGGGCCAAATACGTAACAGGGGTCCGATTCCAGGGTAAGGATACGGCCTACGTAAATGTAGGCACGCACCTCAGATTGATTATCGACGATATACAGCAACGATACCCTGCATTAGCGAATGAGATCCTGCAAGGCTAA
- a CDS encoding SusD/RagB family nutrient-binding outer membrane lipoprotein produces MKRTNILYSLLTAMTLTACTKDFEAINTNPNSPSETRPEYHLTEAVTQTAYAYAENGFARRPAALGRYITLIRNNDYELFRWTAVDWSDIYQRAMIIKTMQHEGAATGQPAYTAAGNVLMAFNIAYLTDLYGDVPYSQALQSVENGNIKPTYDKQEDVYKSLLALLKEANTQLKAGGTGLNAGADALFGGDLLKWRKLANSLRLRMLLRCSKNYASAFTEMQEILNDKTEYPIMESNADNAEVAYLGVKKDDSWAGGPLNMIDNDFLKTKASKELVDVLIARNDPRLELWIAPVSSKEGATIDQHPYVGIPHAYINPADYNGGESHQSTLSAFFRKDKPATFKASLMVYSEVCFILAEAMQRGKLTVNGSTAEAMYNNGIQSSMAYYGLTDEAQKRGYYNQAVVKYNGTLEQLITQKWISMTFKGAEGWFDFRRTGYPAFVVGPMAFQPQFPVRYAWPTSEQDVNLDNYKAAINVFGADDINTKMWYLK; encoded by the coding sequence ATGAAACGAACTAACATACTATATAGTCTGCTGACGGCAATGACGCTGACAGCCTGTACAAAAGACTTCGAAGCAATCAATACCAACCCTAACAGTCCGTCTGAAACCAGACCGGAATACCACCTTACAGAAGCCGTGACACAAACGGCTTATGCCTATGCAGAGAATGGTTTTGCCAGAAGACCAGCTGCCCTGGGCCGTTATATCACCCTGATCCGCAATAATGATTATGAACTGTTTCGCTGGACGGCGGTAGACTGGTCAGACATCTATCAGCGTGCGATGATCATCAAAACCATGCAACACGAAGGTGCGGCAACCGGTCAGCCGGCCTATACTGCTGCCGGTAACGTACTCATGGCATTTAACATTGCCTACCTGACAGACCTCTATGGTGATGTGCCTTACTCACAGGCATTGCAGTCAGTAGAAAACGGTAATATCAAGCCGACCTATGACAAACAGGAGGATGTGTATAAAAGTCTGCTGGCCTTATTGAAAGAGGCCAATACACAGCTTAAAGCGGGAGGTACCGGTTTAAATGCAGGTGCGGATGCGTTATTTGGCGGCGATCTGCTGAAGTGGCGTAAACTGGCAAATTCCCTGCGACTGCGTATGCTCCTGCGTTGTTCAAAAAACTATGCATCCGCCTTTACGGAGATGCAGGAGATCCTGAATGACAAAACGGAATATCCTATCATGGAAAGCAATGCGGATAATGCGGAGGTAGCCTATCTCGGTGTTAAAAAGGACGATAGCTGGGCTGGCGGACCGCTGAACATGATCGACAATGACTTCCTGAAAACAAAAGCCAGTAAAGAACTGGTAGATGTACTGATTGCACGTAATGACCCCAGACTGGAACTCTGGATCGCGCCTGTCAGCAGTAAGGAAGGTGCTACCATTGATCAGCACCCGTATGTAGGAATCCCGCATGCCTATATTAATCCGGCGGACTATAACGGCGGCGAATCACATCAATCTACCCTTTCTGCATTCTTCAGAAAGGACAAGCCGGCCACATTCAAAGCGAGTCTGATGGTCTATTCAGAAGTCTGCTTTATCCTGGCGGAAGCGATGCAACGCGGTAAATTGACTGTAAACGGCAGCACGGCAGAAGCCATGTATAACAACGGTATCCAGTCTTCTATGGCATACTACGGACTGACGGACGAAGCACAGAAACGCGGCTATTACAACCAGGCTGTCGTAAAATACAATGGTACCCTGGAGCAGCTGATCACCCAGAAATGGATTTCTATGACCTTTAAAGGTGCTGAGGGCTGGTTTGATTTCAGGCGTACCGGTTATCCGGCATTTGTGGTAGGACCGATGGCTTTCCAGCCACAGTTTCCGGTACGGTATGCGTGGCCGACATCTGAGCAGGATGTGAACCTGGACAACTATAAAGCAGCCATCAACGTGTTTGGCGCAGATGATATCAATACAAAAATGTGGTACCTGAAATGA